One part of the Ochotona princeps isolate mOchPri1 chromosome 3, mOchPri1.hap1, whole genome shotgun sequence genome encodes these proteins:
- the GMNC gene encoding geminin coiled-coil domain-containing protein 1 yields the protein MNTILPCQDQQFVGSQSYNCPYSTTTSESNVDVSTDTWVSFWAAGLLDDREPQQAPQAQEQSSDSQFPVLDLCSWEDTQLSSQLYRNKQLQDTLVQKEEELARLHEENNHLRQYLNSTLVRCLEGKAKKLLSSDEFYKAYGKYRKGKRKPKQQKYPLTETSQPKNAKRNLSADFAKCTDQPGPPVDPWVLQTLGLKDLNTIDDTLSANYSALSSHPRRITNAFSEFADDAVAYENFPREELPLDYGGDRTVLLHSTASHREDFHFLSQHSNSPVEQQPRPYYTADVSPNKTEMAFSTSLSPHCNVKTHSFHQGQAFVRRDEKGGWKFTWVPKQS from the exons ATG AACACCATTCTACCTTGCCAAGACCAGCAGTTTGTAGGAAGCCAGAGCTATAATTGCCCGTATTCCACTACAACATCGGAATCTAATGTTGACGTTTCCACGGATACTTGGGTCTCTTTCTGGGCTGCTGGTCTCCTGGACGACAGAGAGCCCCAACAAGCACCGCAGGCACAGG AACAATCCAGTGACTCACAGTTTCCTGTTCTGGACTTGTGCTCCTGGGAAGACACTCAACTTTCTTCTCAGCTCTACAGAAATAAACAG CTGCAAGACACTCTGGTGCAGAAGGAAGAAGAACTTGCTAGGTTACACGAAGAAAATAACCACCTCAGACAGTACCTGAATTCTACTTTGGTCAGATGTCTTGAAGGAAAGGCCAAG AAATTGTTATCATCAgatgaattctacaaagcatatGGAAAATATAGAAAGGGGAAGAGGAAACCCAAACAGCAAAAATACCCTCTAACTGAGACTTCCCAACCCAAAAATGCCAAGAGAAACCTCTCTGCTGATTTTGCTAAGTGTACAGACCAGCCTGGGCCTCCTGTGGATCCCTGGGTCCTTCAGACACTCGGGTTAAAAGACCTTAACACCATTGATGACACTTTATCAGCTAACTACAGTGCCCTCTCCTCTCATCCCAGAAGAATCACTAACGCATTTTCTGAGTTTGCAGATGATGCAGTGGCTTATGAAAATTTTCCCCGAGAGGAACTTCCCCTTGACTATGGAGGTGATAGAACTGTCCTACTGCACAGCACTGCCAGTCACAGGGAAGATTTTCACTTCCTTTCTCAGCATTCAAACTCCCCAGTGGAGCAGCAACCTCGTCCTTACTATACTGCGGATGTGTCACCCAACAAGACAGAAATGGCATTTTCCACATCTCTGAGTCCTCACTGCAACGTGAAAACTCATTCCTTCCACCAGGGACAAGCCTTTGTACGCCGAGATGAGAAGGGAGGCTGGAAATTTACCTGGGTCCCCAAGCAATCATAA